In Bacillus cytotoxicus NVH 391-98, the following are encoded in one genomic region:
- the purN gene encoding phosphoribosylglycinamide formyltransferase, whose amino-acid sequence MNRLAIFASGSGSNFQAFVNAVEENRLHAEISLLVCDQPEARVIGRAHYHHVPCFAFSAKAYESKEAFEKEILKKLREYEIDFVILAGYMRLIGPTLLEAYGGKIINIHPSLLPSFPGKDAIGQALKAGVGVTGVTIHYVDAGMDTGPVIAQEAVQVSENDTRDSLQKKIQQVEHRLYVNTVNKIIQSMKERTVK is encoded by the coding sequence ATGAATAGATTGGCAATCTTTGCCTCTGGAAGCGGATCTAACTTTCAAGCATTCGTTAACGCAGTAGAAGAAAATAGATTACATGCTGAAATTAGTTTGCTAGTATGTGATCAACCCGAGGCGCGTGTAATCGGAAGAGCGCATTATCATCATGTTCCATGCTTTGCTTTTTCGGCGAAAGCATATGAATCAAAGGAAGCGTTTGAAAAAGAGATATTAAAAAAATTACGAGAATACGAGATTGATTTTGTTATTTTAGCGGGATATATGCGTCTTATCGGACCGACATTGCTAGAAGCATATGGGGGAAAAATCATTAATATTCATCCATCGTTATTACCGAGCTTTCCAGGAAAAGATGCTATTGGCCAAGCGTTAAAAGCAGGGGTGGGAGTAACTGGAGTAACGATTCACTATGTAGATGCTGGTATGGATACAGGACCGGTTATTGCACAAGAAGCAGTGCAGGTTTCTGAAAATGATACGAGAGATAGTTTGCAAAAGAAAATTCAACAAGTGGAACATCGTTTATATGTAAATACGGTAAATAAAATCATTCAATCTATGAAAGAACGAACTGTGAAATAG